The proteins below are encoded in one region of Ascaphus truei isolate aAscTru1 chromosome 10, aAscTru1.hap1, whole genome shotgun sequence:
- the LOC142503634 gene encoding uncharacterized protein LOC142503634 yields MSGPCCPEAVFWLLLLVRVMAKGAAENTCDCIILENWASNQSALVPEACCLNFSLSVDSLEWNIFTSLTNLRVLDLSHSGITQITDVEEGRKPTHIEVLYIDHNHLKELPKGFLSNAPNLKVLHLENNHLAHLPPNFLLLSDLIEEVNLSFNNLTSVPSSILKPSLSRFGFLNNSLDCTCALFDSLHPNFHTNDTSGVLEELTCASPKDVSGFKVKDVQRSSVCRSHNLTVILICIPLLVVLGLLCWYLCCRRRKGSYSNTRRECNLVTVDRNGAGSLGEHHYYEPRQQFHKDRWGPEGEQLKDPILLKPSAALLGSSRDLYEEVEIKLGTSADSLVEGEGQISREGPGLILAVEEVEDDEGEMNAGDEPEVETVSVTEVMKDSTDREKLYMNQATDYYSLVPGIELEDSDHCEYESVDLS; encoded by the exons ATGTCTG GTCCGTGCTGTCCAGAAGCTGTGTTTTGGCTGCTGTTACTGGTAAGAGTGATGGCAAAAGGAGCTGCAGAGAACACCTGTGACTGCATCATATTGGAGAACTGGGCCAGCAACCAGTCTGCGCTGGTGCCTGAGGCCTGCTGTCTGAACTTCAGCCTTTCTGTAGACTCCCTGGAATGGAATATCTTCACGTCATTGACGAATCTGCGGGTGCTGGACCTGTCGCACTCTGGGATTACACAGATCACGGACGTTGAAGAGGGGAGAAAGCCAACCCATATTGAGGTCCTGTATATTGATCACAACCATTTGAAAGAGCTACCCAAAGGTTTCTTGAGCAATGCCCCCAACCTGAAGGTTCTGCACCTTGAGAATAACCATCTGGCTCACCTCCCCCCTAACTTCCTTCTTCTCTCTGACCTCATAGAGGAGGTCAACCTGAGCTTCAACAACTTGACTTCTGTCCCGTCCAGCATTCTCAAGCCATCTCTCTCCAGATTTGGCTTTCTCAACAACAGCCTGGATTGCACCTGTGCCCTCTTTGACAGCCTGCATCCAAACTTCCATACTAATGACACCAGTGGGGTACTGGAGGAACTGACCTGTGCTTCCCCAAAAGATGTCAGTGGCTTCAAGGTCAAAGATGTTCAGAGGAGCAGCGTCTGCCGGTCCCATAATTTAACCGTGATACTCATTTGCATCCCCTTGCTGGTGGTGTTAGGGCTTCTGTGCTGGTATCTGTGCTGTCGTAGGCGGAAAGGGAGTTACTCCAACACACGGCGGGAGTGCAACCTAGTGACTGTGGATCGCAATGGAGCTGGGAGTCTGGGGGAACATCACTACTATGAACCTCGGCAGCAGTTCCACAAGGACAGGTGGGGGCCTGAAGGGGAGCAGCTGAAGGACCCCATCTTGTTGAAGCCATCTGCTGCTCTGCTGGGGAGCAGCCGAGATCTCTACGAAGAGGTGGAGATCAAACTGGGTACATCTGCAGACTCCCTAGTGGAGGGAGAGGGTCAGATCAGCAGGGAGGGTCCAGGGCTGATACTGGCAgtggaggaggtggaggatgatgagggggagatgaaTGCAGGAGATGAGCCTGAGGTGGAAACGGTGAGCGTCACAGAGGTTATGAAAGACTCAACTGATCGGGAGAAGCTTTACATGAACCAGGCCACAGACTATTACAGTCTGGTGCCTGGCATTGAACTGGAAGACTCGGACCATTGCGAATATGAAAGTGTTGACCTCTCCTGA